In one window of Mastigocladopsis repens PCC 10914 DNA:
- a CDS encoding mechanosensitive ion channel family protein: MNTEISAAWNKVENMINGFMVLLPNIVLALIVFAFFFFVAGKIKGLVKRLTRKHRQARNLGLVLGRLAQGVTILIGLFIALSIVIPSFQAGDLVQLLGISGVAIGFAFRDILQNFLAGILILLTEPFQIDDQIVFKDFEGTVENIQTRATTIRTYDGRRIVIPNSELFTNSVTVNTAFESRRLEYDIGIGYGDDIDRAKQLMLQAIHSVDSVLQDPAPEALVMELAESTVNIRARWWIKPPRRADALDSRDKVISAIKKKLVENGIDLPFPTQQILFHDQTEETDGDRSRQREGWPAGKGEVPKPRSISGSLRKLAQIRAQRDGNGKIDSQPHNDHL, from the coding sequence ATGAACACAGAAATATCTGCAGCTTGGAACAAGGTTGAGAACATGATTAACGGTTTCATGGTTCTGCTACCGAATATTGTTTTGGCGTTAATTGTCTTTGCCTTCTTTTTCTTTGTTGCTGGGAAAATTAAAGGACTGGTCAAGCGGTTGACTCGGAAGCACCGTCAAGCTAGAAATTTGGGATTGGTATTGGGACGGTTAGCACAGGGTGTGACAATTTTGATTGGTTTGTTTATCGCCCTGTCAATTGTAATTCCCTCATTTCAAGCAGGCGATTTGGTACAATTGCTAGGAATTAGCGGTGTGGCAATTGGTTTTGCCTTTCGTGACATTCTGCAAAACTTCTTAGCTGGCATTTTAATCCTGCTCACTGAGCCATTCCAAATTGATGACCAAATTGTTTTTAAAGACTTTGAGGGAACGGTAGAAAATATCCAAACAAGAGCAACGACAATCAGAACGTATGATGGTCGTCGAATTGTGATTCCCAACTCTGAGTTGTTCACTAATTCTGTCACAGTAAACACCGCCTTTGAGAGCCGCCGTCTAGAATATGATATCGGCATCGGTTACGGCGATGACATTGACCGAGCAAAGCAGTTGATGCTACAAGCAATCCACAGCGTAGACAGTGTATTGCAAGACCCAGCTCCTGAGGCACTAGTGATGGAACTTGCCGAAAGTACCGTCAACATCCGCGCCCGATGGTGGATCAAACCGCCACGACGGGCGGATGCTCTTGACTCGCGGGACAAAGTCATTTCTGCAATCAAGAAAAAGCTAGTTGAAAATGGTATTGACTTGCCCTTCCCGACACAGCAAATTCTGTTTCATGATCAGACAGAGGAAACAGATGGCGATCGCTCTCGTCAACGAGAAGGCTGGCCCGCAGGTAAAGGCGAAGTTCCTAAACCGCGCAGTATTAGCGGTTCGCTCAGAAAGCTAGCCCAAATCCGGGCGCAACGGGATGGCAATGGCAAGATAGATTCTCAACCTCATAACGACCACTTATGA